In one Oryza glaberrima chromosome 2, OglaRS2, whole genome shotgun sequence genomic region, the following are encoded:
- the LOC127764817 gene encoding thaumatin-like protein 1b codes for MAGRALPALVSVVVFFISVRDAASKSFVITNNCEYTVWPGILSSAGSAGMDSTGYVLAPRQSRTMSVPTGWSGRLWGRTLCSTDDAGKFTCVTGDCGSGRQDCAGGGAAPPATLAEFTMDGSGGMDFYDVSLVDGYNLPMLVAPQGAAAGGNCEPTGCLVDLNGACPADLRVAPASASGGVACRSACEAFGSAQYCCSGEYGNPNTCRPSAYSQFFKNACPRSYSYAYDDATSTFTCPGSDTAYTITFCPSTTSVKSAGQSSAGLPLMNDTMVYLAGDQANAAAPLHHLVVLLVAALSLALATMH; via the exons ATGGCCGGACGAGCGCTCCCAGCTCTCgtctccgtcgtcgtcttcttcatcTCAGTTCGTG ATGCCGCGTCTAAGTCGTTCGTCATCACCAACAACTGCGAGTACACTGTGTGGCCGGGGATCCTGTCCAGCGCCGGCTCGGCCGGGATGGACAGCACCGGCTACGTGCTTGCGCCGAGGCAGTCGCGGACTATGTCGGTGCCGACAGGGTGGTCGGGCCGGCTCTGGGGCCGCACACTCTGCTCCACCGACGACGCTGGGAAGTTCACCTGCGTGACCGGGGACTGCGGCTCCGGCCGGCAGGACTgcgccggcggaggcgcggccCCTCCCGCGACGCTGGCCGAGTTCACGATGGACGGTAGCGGCGGGATGGACTTCTACGACGTCAGCCTGGTCGACGGTTACAACCTGCCCATGCTCGTGGCGCCGCAGGGtgcagcggcgggcggcaacTGCGAGCCGACAGGGTGCTTGGTGGACCTGAACGGCGCGTGCCCGGCTGACCTACGcgtggcgccggcgtcggcgtcgggcgGCGTGGCTTGCAGGAGCGCGTGCGAGGCGTTCGGGTCGGCGCAGTACTGCTGCAGCGGCGAGTACGGCAATCCCAACACCTGCCGGCCGTCGGCGTACTCGCAGTTCTTCAAGAACGCGTGCCCGAGGTCCTACAGCTACGCCTACGACGATGCCACTTCCACCTTCACCTGCCCCGGCAGCGACACCGCCTACACCATCACCTTCTGCCCCAGCACAACGAG TGTGAAGTCGGCCGGGCAGAGCTCGGCTGGGCTGCCCCTGATGAACGACACCATGGTGTACCTCGCAGGCGACCAGGCCAACGCGGCTGCGCCGCTGCACCACCttgtcgtcctcctcgtcgccgcttTGTCCCTGGCGCTTGCCACCATGCACTGA